The genomic segment TTAAAGAATGTGAATTTAGATATAATCATCGACATGAAAATTTATTCAATTTTCTATTAAAGAATTTTAGAAAAAAACCTCTAAAGTTGTCCTGAACCTTATTTTTATATGTTTGTACTTGTACGCAATAACATCCTTGAGAGGATAAATTGAATTGATAAGTATGCTCTCCTGCACATAAATCATATTGTCCGCTGAGCA from the Clostridiales bacterium genome contains:
- a CDS encoding T9SS type A sorting domain-containing protein, coding for PCLKIYPNPISGKAKLKFSLAEPQPVSIRVFDLTGKIVLSGQYDLCAGEHTYQFNLSSQGCYCVQVQTYKNKVQDNFRGFFLKFFNRKLNKFSCR